In Roseibium algicola, the DNA window TGCGCATCTGAATGCCGAAGGCGCGGCGCTTGCCGCCGGCACGATCATGGCCGACCCGCTGATGGCAATTCCCTGACACCGCCTTGCCGAGTGGACGCTTGGTGCCGCGATGCCGTCGTTTTCCGCGCCCTGGTTGCCGAACTTTGCACATGGCCGTGCACCATCCCTCCAGCGTCGGAATGCCCTGTTTCTGGCAACGGCGTTGACAGGCAGCCTCATCATGTCTCCCGGGCTGACGACGCCGGCACGGGCACAGAATCTGAATTGGGACGGCGCGGGGGCGACAGCCCAGGGCACTGTCGAAGGCGGGTCAGGACAAGGCGGCCAGGGCTTCTGCGTGCAGTGCGGCGTTGGCCGCGGCGAGAACCTGACCTTCGGAGTGCAGGCCCAGCCTTTCACCTTTCCAGTCGGTAATCACGCCTCCCGCACCCTCGATAACCGGAATGAGGGCCATGTAATCGTAGGGATGCAGATTCATTTCGAACACCAGATCAATGTGGCCTGAAGCCAGCAGTCCGTATCCGTAGCAGTCGCCCCCGAAGCGTCGCATGGCGACCTTGCTTGAGAGTGCCTCGAACTGCGCGCGTCCCTCGGTGTCGAACGTGTCGGGCGTGGTCGTGTAAAGGATCGCGTCGGCCAGTCGGTGCCTGCCACTGGTGCGGCAAGGTCCACCATTGAATGTTGACGGTTCACCGCGCCGCCCCATCCAGCGTTCGCCTGTCGGCGGTATCGAGATGATGCCGAGTTCCGGTGTCCCGTTGAAAAGGCAGGCAATGAGCGTGCCGAAGGTCGGCATCCCGGAAACAAAACTCTTCGTCCCGTCAATCGGGTCGAGCACCCAGAGGTATTGGGCATCCAGACGTGCGTCCTCGTGCTCTTCGCCAAGAATGCCATGGGCCGGGAACTCTTTGAGGATGCTTTCACGCATCGCGGCCTCGATGGCGCGGTCAGCCTGCGTGACCGGGGAAAGGTCGGCCTTTTGTTCCACGTCCAATGGCTTGCGGAAGTAGGTCATCGCCATGGCGTCGGCCACGTTGGCGAGCCCGTCGGCAAAACGCGCCAGCATCTCCGTTTCGGGCGGCGTCGTGGAGCTTTGCATGGGTTTTCCTTGTCTGCGGGGAAGCTGGCAACGATGGTCAGCCGGCAAATTAACTCTAGACAAAATCCACAAAAATGCAAGACTACACAAATATCCCCAGAACCGCGAACAGAGGACGCGGCAATAACAAAGGGTCTCGGGAGGATCCGATCCGGGGCAGGCACTGGCACACGAACACGTGGATCAACAAGGAGAGACGACAATGAAGACCTGGACGAAATTCACCTTGGCTTCGCTGTTTGCCGTCGGCATGACGGCAACAGCCTCTGCCGACGAAATCACCGTCTACACTGCGCTTGAGGAAGAAGAGATCGCGGCCTATGTCGAGGCCGCCCAGAAGGCGATGCCCGATACCGAGATCAATGTGCTGCGCCTGTCCACCGGCAAGCTGGGCGCGCGTCTTCTGGCAGAAGCGGGCAACCCGCAGGCCGACGTGATCTGGGGATGGGCCGTCAGCGCCATGATGGATCCCCAGATCCTGGAGATGCTGGAACCCTACGCAGCCAAGGGCGTCGATGTTCTGCCTGCCTCCTTCCGTGGTGAAGACGGCAAATGGTTTGCTCCGATCGGCTACATGGGCGCGTTTTGCGTGAACACGGCACGGCTTGAGGAAAAGGGCCTGCCAATGCCCAAGAGCTGGAAGGATCTCGAGAACCCGGACTTCAAGGGCGAGATCCTGATGCCGGACCCGAATTCTTCCGGGACCGGATACCTCCACGTCAATGCGGTTCTGCAAACCATGGGTGACGAGGCCGGCTGGGCACAGCTCGAAGCCGTCGATCCGAACATGGCACAATATACTTCATCCGGTTCCAAACCCTGCAAGTCCGCACGCGTTGGCGAATACACCGTTGGTATCTCTCTGGCATTCACCGCGATGCAGTCCATCGAGGAAGGTTATCCTCTGGCAATGGTCTTCCCAGAGGAAGGCGTTGGATATGAACTGGAAGCATCCGGCCTGATGGAAAGCTCCGACAACAAGGATGCGGCAAAAGCCTTCCTCGACTGGACGATGTCTGACGAGGCAATCGGTCTCTACCAGCAGTACAAGGCGCTGATCACGGTTCCGGGTGTCGATGCTTCGCAAGCAGCTGAAAAAGCGGGCCTGCCGGCTGATATTTCGACCGTCCTGGCGAAAATCGATTTCGTCACAGCGGCCAAGAACCAGACGGCCGTGAAGGAAACCTGGAAAGAAAAGCTGGGCCGCTGATCGTGCCCGCGGCAGCTTCGGCTGCCGCCAGAAGCGCGCGGGGCTTTACTGGAGGCCCGCGCACCTTTGACAGGAGACCGATCCGCCGTGTACTTGACCGTCCGTAACGCCACCAAGACCTTCGGGTCCTTCAAAGCGCTCGACAATGTCTCGATCGAGATCGATCGACGGGAATTCGTTTGCCTGCTGGGTCCCTCCGGCTGTGGCAAGACGACACTCCTGCGGCTGATCGCCGGCCTGACGGAGCTGAACAGCGGCGAAATCCTTCTGGAGGGGACGGCGCTTTCGAACCTTCCCGCACGCAAGCGGGGCTTCGGGATCGTGTTCCAGTCCTACTCGCTCTTTCCCAACATGACAGTGGCCGAAAACATCGGTTACGGGCAGAAGATCCGTGGCACGCCGCGGTCGGAGATTTCACGGCGTGTGACGGAACTTCTGGAGCTGGTGAAATTGCCGCAAGTCGCAGGCAAGTTCCCCGGTCAACTGTCCGGCGGACAGCAGCAGCGAATCGCATTGGCCCGGGCAATCGCCGTCGACCCGCGCGTCTTGCTGCTGGACGAACCGCTTTCGGCGCTCGACGCGAAGGTCCGGGCCGAACTGCGAGACGAAATCCGCCATGTTCAGCGTTCGCTCGGGATTCCAACCTTGATGGTGACACATGACCAGGAAGAGGCGCTGGCGCTGGCGGACAAGATCATCTGCATGAACCATGGTGTCGTGGTGCAGGCCGGCACGCCGGAAGACCTCTACCATCGACCGGCGACGCGCTTTGTGGCGGACTTCATGGGGATCAGCAATCTCGTTTCTGCCGCCCCGATCCGGCGTGAATTCCCGGATCTTATGGCAAAGTGGCCGGGGGGAGCGGGGACGGAGCATGTTGCCTGCATTCGCCCGGAACAGATCGGTCTGACCCCGGCGCAGGACGGCAACGCCACGGTGCGCAGCATCAGTTTCCTTGGCAATCTCAGACGGCTTGAGGTCGAGAGCGCGATCGGTCCGCTGGTCGTCGAGACACACGGGTATAATTCCTGTCACGAGGGCGAACGCGTGAACCTGAGCATTCCACCGGAAGCCTGCACCTGGGTGGCTGACGACATCACCCACAAGCCTGCCGAGACCGCCGCATGAGCGGTGTGGAAACGATGACCACGCCTGCGCGCAGGCAACTGGATGCGGACCGGCTGCTGACACTTGTTTGCGTTGGGCTGCCACTGATTGGGCTCGTCCTCTTCTTTCTCTACCCGATGGTGATCGTGTTCCTGCGTTCCCTGACGGTTGACGATGGTTACGGGTTTGCCAACTACACAAGGGTTCTGGGGTCGACGGGGTTCTGGCGTGCGACCGAACATTCCCTGATCATGGGGGCTGCCACCACAGTTCTCAGCGTCTTCCTTGGTTTCATCATCGCGCATGGGCTCTATCGCTGCGCTTTCCGGGGCAAGTGGCTGATCCGCGGCGTGATCGTTCTGCCGCTGCTCGCCCCTTCTCTTGTGCAGGCGCTCGGGCTGATCTTCCTTCTGGGACGCAACGGCGTCATCAGCCGTGCCCTGGGTGTCGAGATCGAAATCTACGGCTTCTGGGGGCTGTTGATCGCCAACACTCTTTATGCCTTGCCGCAGGCGGTGATGATTATCGGCGCGGCGCTGGTCCTGCTGGACGCGCGTGTTTACGAAGCTGCGGAAGTCATGGGCGCTTCGCCGTCACGCCAGTTTCGCGACCTGACCTTGCCCGCGGCGCGCTTCGGGATACTCAACGCGGCTTTCGTCTGCTTCACAATCACGATCACCGATTTCGGCAACGCGGCGGTGATCGGCGGGGACTACTCGGTTCTGGCGACCGAAATCTACTCCCAAGTGGTTGGCCAGCGGAATTTCAACATGGGAGCTGTCGTCGGCATCATGCTGTTGTTGCCGACGGTGGTTTCCTATGCGATCGAGCGTCAGGCAATGAAGCGGCAACAGGTCGGACAGATGGCCGGCCAGGTGCCGTATCGGCCCTCCTTCGCACCCGTGCGCGACCCGGTCATGGCGTTCCTGTCGCTTCTGGTCTGCACCGGCATCGTCGCGGTTATCGGCATTGTCGTCTACGCAAGCTTTGTCACCCTGTGGCCTTACAACATGGCGCTGTCGTTCAAGCACTACGACATCACATTGGCTGGGGGGTATTCCTCGCTCTGGATGACCATCGTGATATCGCTCATGGCGGCGTCGGGAGGCACGCTTGCCGTCTTCCTCCTGTGCCTTGGGCTGCGCCGCCTTCCGCGCAGCGTGGCCCAGCCCATCCAGATGCTGGCCGCCATGCCGGCCGCAGTGCCCGGGATGGTTCTGGGGCTTGCCTATATCCTGACTTTCAATTCAACCGCGACGCCGCTCTACCTTCTCTATGGGACGGCGGCCCTCATCGCGATCATCAACTTCTACCACTACCACACGCAGGGTTTTCTGACGGTGATGACCGGTTTTCGCCAGTTGCCCCGGGCGCTCGAGGAAGCCGCAGACAGTCTTGGAGCTGGAATGGCAAGGACGGCCGTCGATATCATCGCGCCGTTCATTGCCCCAATGCTCGTTTCGGTGTTCTTTTTCCTGTTCATGCGGTCCATGGTAACCCTGTCGGCAGTCGTCTTCCTCACCACGCCTGACCTGAGCGTGGCGGCTGTCACCATCATGCGGCTGGACGATGCCGGTCTGACTTCGCAGGCGGCAGCCTTTTCCACCTGCGTGATGGCAGTCGTGTGTATTGCGCTTTTGAGCATGAAGGGAACGCTGGTGCTGATGGGACGAGGTAACCGGAGCAAGGTGCGGACCTGATGTGGGCGAAAGAACGTCACCGGCTCATCCTCTCCATGCTGAGCGCGAGCCAGCAGGTGAGCGCCAACGATCTTGCGCAGATGCTGAACGTCTCTCGCGAGACGGTGCGCCGCGATTTGCTGGACCTCGAAGAGTCTGGACAGGTCAGCCGCGTCCATGGCGGCGCGGTCTTGCCCGAGCCGCGTTCCGAGGAGCCCTTCCGACAACGGATGACGACGCAGATCCGGGCAAAGTCGGAGATTGCCCGCAAGGCTGCCGGACTGATCCAGCCCGGACAGACGATCCTTGTGGACGCGGGCACCACTACAGCCCTGTTTGCCCGTGAACTGGCCAAGCTGTCGGATCTGTCGGTGATCACCAACTCGATTGATATTGCCACCACGCTGCAAGGGGCGGGCAAGGACGTGCTGCTGCTCGGTGGGCGGATGGCGGCCGACGTCCCTTCGACAGTCGGCGAACTCACCCTGTCTGAAATCCGCCGTTTCCGTGTCGACCTGTGCTTTTCGGCTCCGGTTGGGGTGCATCCGACCAAGGGTGCGTTCTTCTACGACCTTCAGGAAGCCGAAATCTCCAAAGCCATGGCGGCACAGGCGCAGCAGACGGTTATTCTGGCCGACCAGAGCAAGCTTGGAAAAACCAGCAGGGTTCAGGCCTTGGAGGCCGGAGAGATCGGCAGGCTTGTGACAAACAGGGCAGCAACTGAAGAGCAGGTAGCGGCCTTCCGCCAAGCGGCCATAGACGTAATGGCTTGAGAAGCGAAAACCGCTCGATAGACAGGAGCAGATTGCA includes these proteins:
- the hisN gene encoding histidinol-phosphatase; the protein is MQSSTTPPETEMLARFADGLANVADAMAMTYFRKPLDVEQKADLSPVTQADRAIEAAMRESILKEFPAHGILGEEHEDARLDAQYLWVLDPIDGTKSFVSGMPTFGTLIACLFNGTPELGIISIPPTGERWMGRRGEPSTFNGGPCRTSGRHRLADAILYTTTPDTFDTEGRAQFEALSSKVAMRRFGGDCYGYGLLASGHIDLVFEMNLHPYDYMALIPVIEGAGGVITDWKGERLGLHSEGQVLAAANAALHAEALAALS
- a CDS encoding ABC transporter substrate-binding protein, giving the protein MKTWTKFTLASLFAVGMTATASADEITVYTALEEEEIAAYVEAAQKAMPDTEINVLRLSTGKLGARLLAEAGNPQADVIWGWAVSAMMDPQILEMLEPYAAKGVDVLPASFRGEDGKWFAPIGYMGAFCVNTARLEEKGLPMPKSWKDLENPDFKGEILMPDPNSSGTGYLHVNAVLQTMGDEAGWAQLEAVDPNMAQYTSSGSKPCKSARVGEYTVGISLAFTAMQSIEEGYPLAMVFPEEGVGYELEASGLMESSDNKDAAKAFLDWTMSDEAIGLYQQYKALITVPGVDASQAAEKAGLPADISTVLAKIDFVTAAKNQTAVKETWKEKLGR
- a CDS encoding ABC transporter ATP-binding protein, translated to MYLTVRNATKTFGSFKALDNVSIEIDRREFVCLLGPSGCGKTTLLRLIAGLTELNSGEILLEGTALSNLPARKRGFGIVFQSYSLFPNMTVAENIGYGQKIRGTPRSEISRRVTELLELVKLPQVAGKFPGQLSGGQQQRIALARAIAVDPRVLLLDEPLSALDAKVRAELRDEIRHVQRSLGIPTLMVTHDQEEALALADKIICMNHGVVVQAGTPEDLYHRPATRFVADFMGISNLVSAAPIRREFPDLMAKWPGGAGTEHVACIRPEQIGLTPAQDGNATVRSISFLGNLRRLEVESAIGPLVVETHGYNSCHEGERVNLSIPPEACTWVADDITHKPAETAA
- a CDS encoding ABC transporter permease subunit, giving the protein MSGVETMTTPARRQLDADRLLTLVCVGLPLIGLVLFFLYPMVIVFLRSLTVDDGYGFANYTRVLGSTGFWRATEHSLIMGAATTVLSVFLGFIIAHGLYRCAFRGKWLIRGVIVLPLLAPSLVQALGLIFLLGRNGVISRALGVEIEIYGFWGLLIANTLYALPQAVMIIGAALVLLDARVYEAAEVMGASPSRQFRDLTLPAARFGILNAAFVCFTITITDFGNAAVIGGDYSVLATEIYSQVVGQRNFNMGAVVGIMLLLPTVVSYAIERQAMKRQQVGQMAGQVPYRPSFAPVRDPVMAFLSLLVCTGIVAVIGIVVYASFVTLWPYNMALSFKHYDITLAGGYSSLWMTIVISLMAASGGTLAVFLLCLGLRRLPRSVAQPIQMLAAMPAAVPGMVLGLAYILTFNSTATPLYLLYGTAALIAIINFYHYHTQGFLTVMTGFRQLPRALEEAADSLGAGMARTAVDIIAPFIAPMLVSVFFFLFMRSMVTLSAVVFLTTPDLSVAAVTIMRLDDAGLTSQAAAFSTCVMAVVCIALLSMKGTLVLMGRGNRSKVRT
- a CDS encoding DeoR/GlpR family DNA-binding transcription regulator → MWAKERHRLILSMLSASQQVSANDLAQMLNVSRETVRRDLLDLEESGQVSRVHGGAVLPEPRSEEPFRQRMTTQIRAKSEIARKAAGLIQPGQTILVDAGTTTALFARELAKLSDLSVITNSIDIATTLQGAGKDVLLLGGRMAADVPSTVGELTLSEIRRFRVDLCFSAPVGVHPTKGAFFYDLQEAEISKAMAAQAQQTVILADQSKLGKTSRVQALEAGEIGRLVTNRAATEEQVAAFRQAAIDVMA